In a genomic window of Pelotomaculum thermopropionicum SI:
- a CDS encoding hypothetical transcriptional regulator (containing HTH_3 domain), whose translation MAMPFREVDISKIIKQKCESDPEFSRAYRQASAELDLIAQIIKTRKEKGMTQKDVADKAGLTQQMVSRIESREHLPNYRNLVKIADALDSKIQLVSK comes from the coding sequence TTGGCAATGCCGTTCCGCGAGGTTGATATTAGTAAAATAATAAAACAGAAATGCGAATCCGATCCAGAGTTTAGCAGGGCTTACCGGCAGGCAAGCGCCGAGCTCGACTTAATTGCGCAAATAATAAAAACCAGAAAAGAAAAAGGCATGACACAGAAAGATGTAGCGGACAAAGCAGGGCTGACGCAACAAATGGTGTCCAGGATTGAGAGCAGGGAGCATCTGCCCAATTATCGAAATTTGGTTAAAATAGCGGACGCGCTGGACTCTAAAATTCAACTGGTGAGTAAGTGA
- a CDS encoding hypothetical integrase (containing partial XerD (COG4974), site-specific recombinase XerD), whose protein sequence is MLVDSDGEPVLPVMRFIKFKDNSGAARNSLRAYCQHLKLFFEFLEQEELDYRKINIDEMAAFLRWLQNPYGNLKVIPVTPVTSPRGPATVNTVISTVLNFYDYLMRHEDYSVQLSERLKKTIPGSRRGFKDFLYHINKDKEYPAKILKVKVRRSRPKTIPKEQVGKLIDACSNLRDKFLIQLLWESSMRIGEALALWLEDFEPDGQKIHIRDRGELPNLAEIKTICSPRTVDVSPDLINLFFDYVAEFHTDEVDTNHIFIKLSGKNQYQPMEYQDVASLFRRLKAKTGIDVSPHILRHSSLTELRRAGWKPEHLRKRAGHAHVQTTMQIYLHPSDEDLRKDWEKAEEKMRLKRQQKEGSEH, encoded by the coding sequence ATGCTGGTTGATTCGGACGGCGAACCCGTCCTTCCCGTCATGCGGTTCATCAAGTTCAAGGATAACAGCGGAGCCGCACGGAACAGCCTCCGCGCCTACTGCCAGCACCTGAAACTCTTTTTCGAGTTCCTTGAGCAGGAGGAGCTGGATTACCGTAAAATCAACATAGACGAGATGGCTGCCTTTTTGCGCTGGCTTCAGAACCCTTACGGGAACCTGAAAGTAATCCCGGTGACGCCCGTGACGTCCCCCCGCGGACCGGCCACCGTGAACACCGTTATCTCCACGGTCCTCAATTTCTACGACTACCTTATGCGCCACGAGGACTACAGCGTCCAGCTCTCTGAAAGGCTGAAAAAAACCATCCCGGGGAGCAGGAGGGGTTTTAAAGACTTTCTCTACCACATCAACAAGGACAAGGAGTATCCGGCCAAGATTTTGAAGGTTAAGGTCCGCCGTTCCCGGCCCAAGACCATACCCAAAGAGCAGGTGGGCAAGTTAATTGACGCCTGCTCAAATTTAAGGGACAAATTTTTAATCCAGCTTTTGTGGGAAAGCTCCATGCGCATCGGCGAGGCCCTGGCCCTGTGGCTGGAAGACTTTGAGCCCGACGGACAGAAGATCCACATCCGGGACAGGGGCGAACTTCCCAACCTCGCCGAGATCAAAACCATCTGCAGCCCCCGGACGGTGGACGTTTCCCCGGATTTAATCAACCTGTTTTTCGACTATGTGGCTGAATTTCATACGGACGAAGTGGATACGAATCACATTTTTATTAAGCTGTCTGGAAAAAACCAATACCAACCCATGGAGTACCAGGACGTTGCCTCCCTTTTCCGCAGGCTAAAGGCCAAAACGGGAATTGACGTCAGCCCCCACATCCTCCGGCACAGTTCCTTAACCGAACTGCGCCGGGCCGGCTGGAAGCCGGAACACTTACGAAAAAGGGCTGGACATGCCCATGTCCAGACCACCATGCAAATTTACCTGCACCCAAGCGACGAAGACCTGCGCAAGGATTGGGAGAAGGCAGAGGAAAAAATGCGCCTTAAACGGCAGCAAAAGGAGGGCTCTGAACATTGA
- the RnhA gene encoding ribonuclease HI, whose protein sequence is MGLPDTMHTYTIYCDGSVLPHRQGKPSFAAFAACRGNTVVAEWSGRIEAVDVTAAELQAILEALQWAAGRRAKGVQVFTDSKAAVLTIQGRRLEKYMEILWQIRSLVKTLKASVNWVPREMNAYADGLCRKAARKYQQ, encoded by the coding sequence ATGGGCCTGCCCGACACAATGCACACTTACACCATTTACTGCGACGGCTCCGTGCTGCCGCACCGTCAGGGGAAACCCAGCTTCGCCGCTTTTGCAGCGTGCAGGGGCAATACGGTCGTCGCGGAGTGGAGCGGCCGTATTGAAGCCGTCGATGTGACCGCCGCCGAGCTTCAAGCGATCCTGGAGGCCCTGCAGTGGGCCGCCGGGCGCAGGGCTAAAGGCGTACAGGTGTTCACAGACAGCAAAGCCGCCGTGCTCACCATTCAGGGAAGGCGGCTGGAGAAGTATATGGAGATCCTGTGGCAAATCAGGAGCCTGGTAAAAACCCTGAAAGCCAGCGTGAATTGGGTTCCGCGCGAGATGAACGCTTACGCTGACGGCCTCTGCCGGAAGGCGGCAAGAAAATACCAGCAGTAA
- a CDS encoding hypothetical integrase (containing XerD (COG4974), site-specific recombinase XerD), with protein MSTVYRPAPTPAKLQEIEETLTGCWKEDVWDITDPIFDEFRSERWTLPNKIVDFSRLQPGIKEEVKFFFVHRLREHTLRLQTAVVYGFCFARFADFLERAYPRIRSFTYLEIERVMTRWRSYLVEQGVSVSKKGRLSSTQYETLLQQVYQFMVNFYDEREEFEKNVWDMRKIPGAKYTQNKAHYLLSFTDIPLPFRPLAKRYLKVRVGIRSYAQCATDLMALRLFLRFIHKQYPDWKDLKSLSRKDMENYLLWYRSYTEGWQKRHYEYLVSLRNFLDYIQRAGYPEAPEKPYVSLLFKEDFPKLAKRSEEDIKFIPEGVLRQLEENLDQLTPPEYIPVIVILRATGWRSSDILNLRYDNCLDRTAQGWWLCGDILKTQVLNHRVPITDEVATVVQAVVDEVEEKSTPENNPKKLLFVRLDGKRRGRPPMGSSIRRALNILAQKCSIVDDQGRLFHFGNHAFRHTKGVELINNGMNLVHVQKWMAHASPEMTLRYARILDTTMRKSWEEATKNGLFRIDPTGKPVKIDPSDVENEGLIEWEYIRYNLDAVRTPLGYCLKPHKVECKHQLNPCLTCRNLCITPDFIPQFEAEIREVKAVIERGKAQGRTIWVEKNEVILGRYEAILTVLKEGHTHHLAGKKGREYVGEERLNVRQTPA; from the coding sequence TTGAGTACGGTTTACAGGCCGGCCCCGACGCCGGCAAAATTGCAGGAAATCGAGGAAACCCTGACGGGCTGCTGGAAAGAGGATGTGTGGGACATTACTGACCCCATCTTTGATGAGTTTCGGTCTGAACGTTGGACACTACCCAATAAAATTGTTGACTTTTCTCGTCTACAGCCAGGCATTAAGGAAGAGGTCAAGTTTTTCTTTGTTCACCGCCTCCGTGAACACACCTTGCGGTTACAAACGGCGGTCGTTTACGGATTTTGCTTTGCCCGCTTTGCTGACTTTCTGGAACGGGCCTATCCCAGGATCAGAAGTTTTACGTATTTGGAGATAGAGAGAGTTATGACCAGGTGGCGTTCTTACCTGGTTGAACAGGGGGTTTCGGTCAGCAAAAAAGGCCGTTTATCCAGTACCCAATACGAAACTCTGTTACAGCAGGTATATCAGTTTATGGTCAACTTCTACGACGAGCGGGAGGAGTTTGAAAAGAACGTCTGGGACATGCGGAAAATACCGGGAGCGAAATATACCCAAAACAAAGCTCATTACCTGCTTTCTTTTACGGACATTCCCCTTCCCTTCCGGCCCCTGGCTAAAAGATACCTGAAGGTACGGGTAGGCATTCGGTCATATGCCCAATGTGCAACAGACTTGATGGCTCTGCGTTTGTTTCTGCGTTTCATCCACAAGCAATATCCTGACTGGAAAGACCTTAAGAGTTTATCTCGTAAGGATATGGAAAATTATCTTCTATGGTATCGGTCGTACACAGAAGGCTGGCAAAAACGGCACTATGAATATTTAGTCAGCCTGCGGAACTTTTTAGATTACATACAACGGGCGGGGTATCCGGAGGCGCCAGAGAAACCTTACGTTTCGCTGTTGTTTAAGGAAGATTTTCCTAAGTTGGCTAAGCGATCGGAAGAAGATATTAAATTTATCCCTGAAGGGGTTCTAAGGCAACTGGAAGAAAATCTGGACCAGTTGACGCCTCCGGAGTACATCCCTGTAATCGTTATTCTTCGTGCCACGGGCTGGCGCAGCTCCGACATCCTGAACCTCCGTTACGATAACTGCCTGGACCGTACTGCCCAAGGATGGTGGCTCTGCGGGGATATTCTGAAAACGCAGGTGCTAAACCACCGCGTTCCCATTACCGACGAGGTGGCTACAGTGGTTCAGGCAGTAGTTGATGAGGTTGAGGAAAAAAGCACGCCTGAAAACAACCCTAAAAAATTGTTGTTTGTCCGACTTGATGGAAAACGCAGGGGTCGGCCACCAATGGGGTCGTCCATTCGGCGAGCCCTTAACATATTGGCCCAAAAATGTAGTATTGTAGACGACCAAGGCCGGTTATTCCACTTTGGCAACCACGCTTTCCGCCACACCAAGGGCGTCGAACTAATTAACAACGGGATGAACCTTGTCCATGTCCAGAAGTGGATGGCCCACGCCTCCCCAGAAATGACCCTGCGCTACGCCAGGATTCTCGACACAACCATGCGGAAGTCCTGGGAAGAGGCCACTAAAAACGGCCTTTTCCGGATTGACCCTACAGGGAAGCCGGTAAAAATTGACCCTTCCGACGTTGAGAACGAGGGCCTGATCGAGTGGGAGTATATTCGTTACAACCTAGACGCCGTGAGGACGCCTTTGGGTTATTGCCTCAAGCCCCACAAGGTGGAGTGTAAGCATCAGCTGAACCCTTGCCTAACCTGCCGCAATTTGTGCATCACCCCTGATTTTATTCCGCAGTTCGAGGCGGAAATCAGGGAGGTAAAGGCTGTCATCGAGCGCGGCAAGGCCCAGGGCCGGACCATCTGGGTGGAGAAAAACGAGGTCATTCTGGGACGTTACGAAGCGATTCTGACTGTTCTAAAGGAAGGCCATACCCACCACCTGGCAGGAAAAAAAGGGCGGGAGTACGTGGGGGAGGAACGTTTAAATGTCCGGCAAACACCAGCGTAA
- the PinR gene encoding site-specific recombinases (DNA invertase Pin homologs) yields the protein MKIGYVRVSMKDQPVERQLQKMRELGIEDRFIFVDHGWSGKDFDRPEYQAMKRIVRPGDVIYLDALDRLGRDYDGIIKEWKEITCDLGADIVVLENASLFDSRKFREMGDIGKLMEDQFLALLAYVAEQERKKMKQRQQEGIAVAKAKGVRFGRPGCQVPPNFREICQEWKEGKITAVEAMRRAGMKKTSFYKAAKELTWG from the coding sequence ATGAAGATCGGCTACGTCCGAGTGAGCATGAAAGACCAGCCGGTGGAGCGCCAGCTGCAGAAAATGCGCGAACTGGGCATTGAGGACAGGTTCATATTTGTTGACCACGGCTGGAGCGGCAAAGACTTCGACCGGCCCGAATACCAGGCTATGAAGCGGATCGTCCGGCCGGGGGACGTTATTTACCTGGACGCCCTCGACCGGCTGGGGCGGGACTACGACGGCATAATCAAGGAGTGGAAGGAGATCACCTGCGACCTGGGGGCCGACATAGTGGTGCTGGAAAACGCCTCCCTTTTCGACAGCCGGAAGTTCCGGGAAATGGGCGACATAGGCAAGCTGATGGAAGATCAGTTTCTGGCCCTATTAGCTTACGTGGCCGAGCAGGAGCGCAAGAAAATGAAGCAGCGCCAGCAGGAAGGGATCGCGGTGGCTAAGGCGAAAGGCGTGCGCTTCGGGAGGCCGGGCTGCCAGGTGCCGCCGAATTTCCGGGAGATATGCCAGGAGTGGAAGGAAGGCAAAATAACAGCCGTGGAAGCCATGCGCCGGGCTGGGATGAAGAAAACGAGCTTTTACAAGGCGGCCAAGGAATTGACGTGGGGGTAA
- a CDS encoding hypothetical DNA repair proteins (containing partial COG1310, predicted metal-dependent protease of the PAD1/JAB1 superfamily) has translation MSLKIVKEASVLYAARRISSPDDAAGFVRDFIEDADREKFLIICLNTRNEPTAVHTVAVGTLNSSQVHPREVFKVALLANSAGIILAHNHPSGDPAPSREDIEITRRLKECGDLLGISVLDHIVIGSGGQYTSLLQKLLI, from the coding sequence GTGTCCCTGAAAATAGTCAAAGAAGCCAGCGTGCTTTACGCAGCCAGGCGAATATCTTCGCCGGATGACGCGGCAGGCTTCGTAAGAGATTTTATAGAGGACGCCGACCGGGAGAAGTTTTTAATCATATGCCTCAATACCAGGAACGAGCCGACGGCTGTCCACACGGTAGCTGTTGGGACATTAAACAGCAGCCAGGTTCACCCGCGAGAGGTGTTCAAGGTTGCCTTGCTTGCTAATTCAGCGGGAATAATACTGGCGCACAACCACCCCAGCGGCGACCCTGCACCCAGCCGGGAAGATATTGAAATCACCAGGCGTTTGAAAGAGTGCGGGGATCTTCTCGGCATAAGCGTTTTGGATCATATCGTCATAGGTAGTGGGGGGCAGTACACCAGCCTTTTGCAGAAGCTGTTAATATGA
- a CDS encoding transposase and inactivated derivatives, with translation MQNTMDKTIKELARECETVEDVHNMLKNLFKDTLQQIFEAEMDEHLGYKKHSPEGNNTGNSRNGYSKKTIQTKLGKTEIEIPRDRNGEFEPRIIKKYQTTSNDLEDQIIAMYAKGMTTRDIEDHMRDIYGIDVSPVMVSKVTDKIMPMIAEWQSRPLERVYPIIYLDAIFFKVRKDNRIINKAAYSVLGINMAGQKDILGIWIGENESASFWLGVCNDLKNRGVQDILIACKDGLSGFSEAINTVFPRTEIQLCIIHQIRNSLKYVPWKEQKELMADLKKVYQALTMEEAELAFKMFKEKWGKKHPVIIRSWEKNWLELTAYFKYPYEIRKLIYTTNIIEGYHRQLRKVTKTKTAYPTDDALKKIIYLATVEASKKWTVPIKEWKSCISQFAIHFSDRLEPELMVG, from the coding sequence ATGCAAAACACTATGGACAAAACCATCAAAGAATTAGCCAGAGAATGTGAAACCGTAGAAGATGTACACAACATGCTTAAGAACCTCTTTAAAGACACTTTGCAGCAAATATTTGAGGCCGAGATGGATGAACACCTGGGGTATAAAAAGCATAGCCCGGAGGGTAATAATACAGGTAACAGCCGCAATGGTTACAGCAAGAAAACCATCCAGACCAAGCTGGGCAAAACCGAAATAGAAATACCCCGTGATCGCAATGGAGAATTTGAACCCAGGATTATCAAAAAGTACCAGACAACCTCAAATGACCTGGAAGACCAGATTATCGCCATGTACGCCAAGGGTATGACCACCCGGGATATTGAGGATCATATGCGGGATATCTATGGTATCGACGTATCCCCGGTAATGGTCAGCAAGGTGACGGACAAAATAATGCCTATGATCGCCGAGTGGCAGTCAAGACCCCTGGAGCGCGTATACCCTATCATTTACCTGGATGCCATTTTCTTTAAAGTGCGCAAGGACAACCGTATTATAAACAAGGCTGCCTACAGCGTACTGGGCATCAACATGGCCGGCCAGAAGGACATACTGGGCATCTGGATTGGGGAAAATGAAAGTGCCAGCTTCTGGCTTGGAGTGTGCAACGACCTGAAAAACAGAGGCGTGCAGGACATCCTGATTGCCTGTAAAGACGGGCTTTCCGGGTTTTCCGAGGCTATCAATACCGTGTTTCCCCGGACAGAAATCCAGCTATGCATAATACATCAAATCCGTAATTCCCTGAAATACGTGCCTTGGAAGGAACAAAAGGAATTAATGGCCGACCTCAAGAAAGTATACCAGGCCCTTACCATGGAGGAAGCGGAACTCGCCTTTAAAATGTTCAAGGAGAAGTGGGGTAAAAAACACCCGGTTATTATCCGCTCCTGGGAGAAAAACTGGCTGGAACTGACGGCTTACTTCAAGTACCCATACGAGATTCGCAAACTCATTTACACTACCAATATCATCGAAGGATACCACCGGCAGCTACGCAAGGTAACCAAGACAAAAACCGCGTATCCGACGGATGACGCCTTAAAAAAGATTATCTACCTGGCTACTGTTGAGGCATCCAAAAAGTGGACAGTACCTATTAAGGAATGGAAAAGTTGTATCTCACAGTTTGCCATCCACTTCAGCGATAGGCTGGAACCGGAACTGATGGTTGGATAA
- a CDS encoding uncharacterized conserved protein, whose amino-acid sequence MVEKAGEANMPKKIPHWQPRYTITPAIARFLMEIEAAKAVVEHTPLPPWVENKLREKARVRASHYSTYIEGNRLTFEEAESVIKDEKASVQGREHDAGEVRNYWNALLRVEEWAAQKAPLTEDLIRKLHAAVMKGRRAKPTPYRDGQNVIRDASTGAIVYMPPEAKDVPALMGEMVAWNSQAERENLPVPLIAALVHYQFVTIHPFYDGNGRTARLLATFVLHKGGYGLNGFFSLEEQHARDLKAYYQAIAVHPHHNYYMGRAEADLTPWLEYFLALTARVFIEAKDEALKLAEKRVPAEPEQVRLLDRRARIVFGLFANNETIGAKDVAAALGLSERMARELLREWAGQGWLIPEGHSRKGRRYTLAAIYRQFIGNLSAK is encoded by the coding sequence ATGGTGGAAAAAGCGGGAGAAGCGAACATGCCTAAAAAAATACCTCACTGGCAACCGCGCTACACCATAACGCCCGCAATTGCCAGGTTCCTAATGGAAATAGAGGCGGCGAAAGCGGTAGTGGAGCATACGCCCCTGCCCCCGTGGGTGGAAAACAAACTGAGAGAAAAAGCCCGCGTAAGGGCCTCTCACTACTCTACCTATATAGAGGGCAACCGGCTGACTTTTGAGGAAGCCGAGAGCGTGATCAAAGACGAAAAGGCATCTGTCCAGGGAAGGGAGCACGATGCCGGGGAAGTCCGCAACTACTGGAACGCCCTTCTGCGTGTGGAAGAGTGGGCGGCCCAAAAAGCGCCGCTGACCGAAGATTTAATCAGGAAACTTCACGCAGCGGTTATGAAAGGGCGGAGGGCGAAACCAACTCCTTACCGCGACGGGCAAAATGTAATCAGAGACGCCTCTACAGGGGCAATTGTCTATATGCCGCCGGAGGCAAAGGATGTTCCTGCACTGATGGGTGAGATGGTGGCCTGGAACAGCCAGGCTGAAAGAGAAAACCTGCCCGTTCCGCTTATCGCAGCCCTTGTCCACTATCAATTCGTAACGATTCACCCGTTCTATGACGGCAACGGCAGGACAGCAAGGCTGTTGGCGACCTTTGTCCTGCATAAAGGAGGTTATGGGCTGAACGGCTTTTTTTCGCTGGAGGAACAACACGCAAGGGATTTGAAAGCGTATTATCAGGCAATCGCCGTTCACCCTCACCACAACTACTACATGGGCAGGGCGGAAGCTGATTTGACCCCCTGGTTAGAATATTTCCTTGCCCTGACAGCGAGAGTTTTTATTGAGGCAAAAGACGAGGCGCTGAAGCTGGCCGAAAAACGTGTGCCTGCCGAACCGGAGCAGGTACGCCTGCTTGACCGGCGGGCGCGGATTGTCTTTGGATTGTTTGCCAATAATGAAACCATTGGCGCAAAAGATGTAGCCGCCGCGCTGGGGCTTTCAGAAAGAATGGCCCGTGAACTTCTCCGGGAGTGGGCCGGACAGGGATGGTTAATTCCCGAAGGCCATTCCAGGAAAGGAAGGCGATACACCTTAGCGGCAATTTATCGGCAATTTATCGGCAATTTATCGGCAAAATAA
- a CDS encoding hypothetical DNA-binding protein (containing HTH_4 domain) gives MPRPKKQPGEKRDRRLTVYLTEKEEDRLNMIAGHLGIDKAKFVVKAINNEIARLENPPAQLAQARYEDIIKKDVEYLSGYVCSNGHAFWLDDAWPSPPERCPCCGERSIKRTWAGIVRRGF, from the coding sequence ATGCCCCGACCGAAGAAGCAGCCCGGCGAGAAGCGCGACAGGCGTTTGACCGTCTACCTCACGGAGAAAGAAGAAGACCGGCTCAATATGATAGCCGGGCACCTGGGAATAGACAAAGCTAAATTCGTGGTGAAGGCCATAAACAACGAGATCGCCCGGCTCGAAAACCCGCCCGCCCAGCTTGCCCAGGCCAGATATGAGGACATCATAAAGAAGGACGTGGAGTACCTGAGCGGCTACGTCTGCTCTAACGGTCATGCCTTTTGGCTGGACGACGCTTGGCCTTCGCCGCCGGAGCGGTGTCCCTGCTGCGGAGAGCGGAGCATTAAGCGCACCTGGGCGGGGATAGTCAGGCGGGGGTTTTAG